Proteins co-encoded in one Synechococcus elongatus PCC 6301 genomic window:
- a CDS encoding GDSL-type esterase/lipase family protein, with protein MGSTVRPLVPQRWIAIGDSTIYGYGDPEGGGWVERLRRQWMHPDRPGPVLYNLGVRGDGVEQVQQRLEAEFRCRGELRRQQPDVILLSVGINDSARIGSLKGRQMCPRDRFTEAIQALLQESKSLAPTLVIGMVPVSEAQMPFADCLWFNHADQREYTAITQQACEELNLPYLDLFSRWWERGEEWWQSCLGPDGLHPNVSGYRAIYEEVQAWAPLQQLLYQPSLAAEIASVRTRVTHL; from the coding sequence ATGGGTTCGACAGTTCGGCCGCTGGTTCCGCAGCGTTGGATCGCGATTGGGGACAGCACAATTTATGGCTACGGTGATCCAGAGGGCGGTGGCTGGGTGGAGCGGCTACGACGTCAGTGGATGCACCCCGATCGCCCCGGCCCAGTGCTCTACAACCTCGGCGTCCGTGGGGATGGGGTAGAGCAAGTTCAGCAACGCCTAGAGGCCGAATTTCGCTGTCGGGGTGAATTGCGGCGCCAACAACCCGATGTCATCCTGCTCTCGGTCGGTATTAATGATTCCGCCCGCATTGGTTCTTTGAAAGGACGACAAATGTGTCCACGCGATCGCTTTACGGAAGCGATCCAAGCCTTGCTGCAGGAATCAAAATCGCTTGCGCCGACCCTCGTGATCGGCATGGTGCCAGTGTCCGAAGCGCAGATGCCGTTCGCCGATTGCCTCTGGTTCAACCATGCGGATCAGCGTGAATATACGGCAATTACGCAGCAGGCTTGTGAAGAACTGAATCTGCCCTATCTCGATCTGTTCAGCCGCTGGTGGGAACGGGGCGAAGAATGGTGGCAGTCTTGCCTCGGTCCCGATGGGCTTCATCCGAATGTCAGTGGTTATCGCGCCATATACGAAGAGGTGCAAGCTTGGGCACCCTTACAACAGTTGCTGTACCAGCCCAGTTTGGCTGCTGAAATCGCCAGCGTCAGAACCCGTGTCACCCATTTGTGA
- a CDS encoding pyridoxal phosphate-dependent aminotransferase, translating into MKLSERVGRVSPSLTLAIAAQAKAMKAEGLDVCSFSAGEPDFETPLHIRNAAAQALAEGKTRYGPAAGEPDLREAIAQKLRADNGLDYQAANILVTNGGKQSLYNLMQVLLDPGDEVIIPAPYWLSYPEMVKLAGGVPVIVETFASDGFKLQPQQLAGAITPRTRLLVLNSPSNPTGMVYSRQELEAIAPIIEAHDFWVVSDEIYEKILYDGADHHSIGSLSPACFERTLISNGFAKAYSMTGWRVGYLAGPSELIAAAASLQSHSTSNVCTFAQYGAIAALQGPQDCVAEMLAAFTERRQLILNGLNQIAGLSCPIPEGAFYVFVDISKTGLDSMTYCRQLLDQHQVAAIPGIAFGDDRSIRLSYATDCQTIEKGLERLQLFQNSLLGVSV; encoded by the coding sequence ATGAAACTATCCGAGCGTGTGGGGCGAGTGTCACCATCGTTGACTCTCGCGATCGCTGCCCAAGCCAAAGCGATGAAAGCTGAGGGCTTGGATGTCTGCAGCTTCAGCGCCGGGGAGCCCGACTTTGAAACACCTTTGCACATTCGCAATGCAGCAGCTCAAGCGCTAGCAGAGGGCAAAACTCGCTACGGTCCTGCAGCCGGTGAACCTGATCTGCGCGAAGCGATCGCCCAAAAATTGCGCGCCGACAACGGACTCGATTACCAAGCCGCCAACATTCTCGTCACCAATGGCGGTAAGCAGTCACTCTACAACCTGATGCAGGTGCTGCTCGATCCGGGCGATGAGGTGATTATCCCCGCACCTTACTGGTTGAGCTATCCCGAAATGGTCAAGTTGGCGGGCGGTGTGCCCGTCATCGTTGAAACTTTCGCCAGCGACGGCTTTAAACTCCAGCCGCAGCAATTGGCAGGGGCGATTACGCCTCGGACACGGCTGCTAGTGCTGAATTCCCCCTCCAATCCCACGGGGATGGTCTATAGCCGGCAAGAACTGGAAGCGATCGCGCCGATCATTGAAGCCCATGACTTTTGGGTCGTTTCTGATGAAATTTACGAAAAGATCCTTTACGACGGAGCCGATCACCACAGCATTGGCAGCTTGAGCCCCGCCTGTTTTGAACGAACGCTGATCAGCAACGGCTTCGCCAAAGCCTACTCGATGACAGGATGGCGGGTTGGCTACCTCGCGGGTCCGAGCGAGCTAATTGCTGCTGCTGCATCGCTGCAAAGCCACAGCACCTCAAACGTCTGCACCTTTGCCCAGTACGGCGCGATCGCAGCTCTGCAAGGTCCACAGGATTGTGTGGCAGAAATGCTGGCTGCCTTTACGGAGCGGCGTCAGTTGATCTTGAACGGACTGAATCAAATCGCGGGGCTCTCCTGTCCAATACCGGAAGGGGCGTTCTACGTCTTCGTGGACATCAGCAAAACAGGTCTCGACTCGATGACCTATTGCCGTCAACTGTTGGATCAACATCAAGTTGCAGCCATTCCCGGCATTGCCTTTGGCGACGATCGCAGCATCCGGCTCTCCTACGCCACTGACTGCCAAACGATTGAAAAGGGTCTGGAACGGTTACAGCTCTTCCAAAACAGCCTGCTTGGTGTCTCGGTTTGA
- a CDS encoding VOC family protein, whose product MLTLEMTLAVQNLAVMQAFYTALLGSGPGVVWGDRYAGFQIHGQRLGLFRPRAEERDRWRSAAGAWSLCLYVPDLEMACQTVLAAGGWIESAAIAETYGRECYAQDPEGNRLLLCQGEPPVTIPDPQPA is encoded by the coding sequence ATGCTCACTCTTGAAATGACCTTGGCCGTACAGAATCTAGCGGTGATGCAGGCGTTCTATACAGCTCTGCTGGGCAGCGGGCCAGGGGTGGTTTGGGGCGATCGCTACGCGGGTTTTCAGATTCACGGGCAACGACTAGGATTGTTCCGCCCCCGCGCTGAGGAGCGCGATCGCTGGCGATCGGCGGCTGGTGCTTGGAGTCTCTGCCTTTACGTGCCGGATCTGGAAATGGCTTGTCAGACGGTGCTGGCAGCCGGTGGATGGATTGAATCCGCGGCGATCGCCGAAACCTACGGACGCGAATGTTACGCCCAAGATCCCGAAGGGAATCGACTCCTGCTCTGTCAGGGTGAGCCTCCGGTTACGATTCCAGATCCCCAGCCCGCTTAA
- a CDS encoding uracil-DNA glycosylase, giving the protein MSEDQISLFDFGAAAEPVADAPATVDRAAIPTSASIPIPAGTFSTVEELLEPCNACQRCGLGQTRTHAVVGRGNPQAKLMVIGEGPGENEDLQGLPFVGKAGQLLDRILAAVSLDSNRDVYIANIVKCRPPGNRKPTPEEMAACVPYLQEQVRLVQPKIILLAGATAVQGLLGDKRGITKIRGLWMEWQGIACMPVFHPAYLLRNPSKEQGSPKWLMWQDIQEVKRRLDELSATP; this is encoded by the coding sequence ATGAGCGAGGATCAAATTAGTCTGTTCGACTTCGGTGCTGCAGCGGAACCGGTGGCCGACGCCCCAGCCACGGTCGATCGCGCCGCAATTCCGACGAGCGCCAGTATTCCGATTCCTGCAGGAACTTTCAGCACTGTCGAAGAGCTGCTAGAGCCCTGTAATGCTTGCCAGCGCTGTGGATTGGGGCAAACCCGCACCCATGCGGTGGTGGGGCGCGGTAATCCTCAAGCCAAGCTGATGGTGATTGGCGAAGGCCCTGGCGAGAACGAGGATCTACAAGGCCTGCCGTTTGTTGGTAAAGCGGGTCAATTGCTCGATCGCATTCTGGCGGCGGTCAGCCTCGATAGCAATCGCGACGTCTACATCGCCAACATCGTCAAATGTCGGCCGCCGGGGAACCGCAAGCCCACGCCCGAGGAAATGGCGGCCTGTGTGCCCTACTTGCAAGAGCAGGTGCGCCTGGTCCAACCCAAGATCATTCTTTTGGCGGGCGCGACGGCGGTGCAAGGGCTGCTGGGTGACAAGCGCGGCATCACCAAAATTCGCGGCCTCTGGATGGAATGGCAAGGCATTGCCTGTATGCCCGTCTTTCACCCGGCCTATCTGCTGCGCAACCCGTCCAAAGAGCAGGGCAGTCCCAAATGGCTGATGTGGCAGGACATCCAAGAAGTCAAACGGCGCCTCGACGAATTGTCCGCAACCCCCTAA
- a CDS encoding c-type cytochrome — translation MNRLLRSLLMAFCLLICGLTIAPISTQAAPATGAALFEAQCVGCHIGGGNIIRRGKTLQLKALKKNGYDTAEAIATIVSQGKNNMSAYSDRLSPEEIAIVSAYVLEQANAGWPRS, via the coding sequence ATGAACCGTCTGTTGCGATCGCTCCTCATGGCTTTTTGCCTGCTGATTTGTGGGCTGACTATCGCTCCAATTTCCACTCAGGCTGCACCGGCAACTGGAGCAGCGCTCTTCGAGGCACAGTGCGTTGGTTGCCATATTGGCGGCGGCAATATTATTCGCCGGGGCAAAACCCTACAACTCAAAGCCCTGAAAAAAAATGGTTACGACACTGCTGAAGCGATCGCGACGATCGTCAGCCAGGGCAAAAACAACATGTCCGCCTACAGCGATCGCCTCAGCCCCGAGGAAATTGCGATCGTTTCCGCCTATGTGCTGGAACAAGCCAACGCGGGCTGGCCTCGGTCATAA
- the rplS gene encoding 50S ribosomal protein L19, translating into MGAQEIIRSIEAEYTKSDLPTIYVGDTVKVGVRIQEGGKERVQPYEGVVIANSGGGINESITVRRIFQGVGVERVFLLHSPAVASVQVLRRGRVRRAKLYYLRDRVGKATRVKQRFDRSI; encoded by the coding sequence ATGGGCGCCCAAGAAATCATCCGCTCAATTGAAGCGGAATACACCAAGTCGGACTTGCCGACGATCTACGTCGGTGACACGGTCAAAGTGGGCGTTCGCATCCAAGAGGGTGGCAAAGAGCGCGTACAGCCGTATGAAGGGGTTGTAATCGCCAACAGTGGCGGTGGCATCAACGAGAGCATTACCGTTCGCCGCATCTTCCAAGGTGTAGGCGTTGAACGGGTCTTCCTGCTTCACTCGCCGGCCGTCGCTAGTGTGCAAGTTCTCCGTCGCGGTCGAGTGCGTCGGGCGAAGCTGTACTACCTGCGCGATCGCGTCGGCAAAGCAACCCGCGTCAAACAGCGCTTCGATCGCTCGATCTAA
- a CDS encoding cupredoxin domain-containing protein, translated as MAHLSSLWKPQGLRHWLLWLAIVLWAAWCCWPRPVIAATVRQSISIDLGNAAGELRFFPSQLRLKAGQPYELALHNPSPLKHYFTAKDFSDAIWTRKVDAGGVEVKGSIRELELRPGSEAVWQFTPERPGQYDLRCRIAGHTDAGMTGQLIVE; from the coding sequence ATGGCTCATCTCTCATCTCTATGGAAACCGCAAGGGCTGCGCCACTGGCTGCTATGGTTGGCGATCGTGCTCTGGGCTGCTTGGTGCTGCTGGCCGAGACCAGTGATCGCGGCCACCGTTCGGCAAAGCATTAGCATCGATCTCGGGAATGCAGCAGGCGAGCTGCGCTTTTTCCCCAGTCAACTCCGGCTCAAAGCGGGCCAGCCCTACGAATTGGCCTTACATAATCCCAGCCCACTCAAGCACTACTTCACCGCCAAAGACTTTAGCGATGCTATCTGGACTCGCAAAGTCGATGCCGGTGGTGTCGAAGTCAAGGGCAGCATTCGGGAGCTGGAGCTGCGGCCTGGCAGTGAAGCCGTGTGGCAATTTACCCCGGAACGGCCCGGACAATATGACCTACGCTGTCGCATTGCGGGGCATACCGATGCGGGCATGACAGGACAGTTAATCGTCGAGTAA
- a CDS encoding thylakoid membrane photosystem I accumulation factor: MRRFVLCCLTVLILGMSCLWSPAAQASLQDDRFDGNIFALYAGNGSLVPPRMPLSQAIAEHRPSLLVFYLDDSRDCKQFASVVSQLQAPFGRVVEFIPVNADTVQGDRPQDPAEAGFYYQGVVPQVVVFDQQGKVRLNQTGLVAYDAIDDALRSVLDLPARSQTETTRPRILNEINTELVQ; this comes from the coding sequence ATGCGTCGTTTTGTTCTCTGCTGCCTGACCGTCCTGATCTTGGGAATGAGCTGCTTGTGGTCACCCGCAGCGCAGGCCAGCCTGCAAGACGATCGCTTTGACGGCAACATTTTTGCGCTCTATGCAGGCAATGGATCGCTGGTGCCGCCTCGGATGCCTTTGAGTCAGGCGATCGCAGAGCACCGCCCCTCGCTATTGGTCTTCTATTTAGATGACAGCCGCGATTGCAAGCAGTTCGCCAGTGTGGTTTCGCAGCTGCAAGCGCCCTTCGGTCGGGTAGTGGAGTTCATTCCCGTCAATGCTGATACGGTGCAGGGCGATCGCCCACAAGATCCGGCTGAAGCAGGTTTCTATTACCAAGGTGTGGTGCCCCAAGTCGTTGTCTTCGATCAGCAAGGCAAGGTTCGCCTCAATCAAACCGGATTGGTTGCCTACGATGCGATCGACGATGCGTTGCGGTCGGTGTTGGATCTGCCCGCGCGATCGCAGACGGAGACGACTCGTCCTCGCATCCTCAACGAAATCAACACCGAATTGGTGCAGTAG
- a CDS encoding ATP-dependent Clp protease proteolytic subunit: MLESIQAVQAPYYGDVSYRTPPPDLPSLLLKERIIYLGMPLFSSDDVKRQVGFDVTELIIAQLLYLEFDNPEKPIYFYINSTGTSWYTGDAIGYETEAFAICDTMRYIKPPVHTICIGQAMGTAAMILSGGTPGNRASLPHATIVLNQPRTGAQGQASDIQIRAKEVLANKRTMLEIFARNTGQDPDRLARDTDRMLYMTPAQAVEYGLIDRVLDSRKDLPAPLPSFS; this comes from the coding sequence ATGCTCGAATCGATTCAAGCAGTGCAGGCACCTTATTACGGGGATGTGTCCTACCGGACGCCGCCACCGGATTTGCCCTCGTTGCTGCTCAAGGAGCGGATTATCTACCTCGGCATGCCGTTGTTCTCGTCTGACGATGTGAAGCGGCAAGTGGGTTTCGATGTGACGGAGCTGATCATTGCTCAGCTGCTCTATCTGGAATTCGATAATCCCGAGAAGCCGATTTACTTCTACATCAATTCCACCGGCACCTCTTGGTACACCGGCGATGCGATCGGCTACGAAACCGAAGCCTTCGCCATCTGCGACACGATGCGCTACATCAAGCCGCCGGTACACACCATCTGCATCGGTCAGGCAATGGGAACGGCGGCCATGATTCTCTCGGGTGGGACGCCGGGCAACCGCGCCAGCTTGCCCCACGCCACGATCGTGCTCAACCAGCCCCGTACTGGTGCTCAGGGTCAGGCCTCGGATATTCAAATCCGCGCCAAAGAGGTGCTGGCTAACAAGCGCACCATGCTGGAGATCTTTGCTCGCAACACAGGTCAAGATCCCGATCGCTTGGCCCGCGACACCGATCGCATGCTTTATATGACTCCGGCTCAGGCTGTGGAGTATGGCTTGATCGATCGCGTCCTCGACAGCCGCAAGGATTTGCCTGCGCCGTTGCCAAGCTTCTCCTAG